Proteins encoded in a region of the Phoenix dactylifera cultivar Barhee BC4 chromosome 3, palm_55x_up_171113_PBpolish2nd_filt_p, whole genome shotgun sequence genome:
- the LOC103702086 gene encoding ras-related protein Rab-21-like isoform X2: MSSRPPNLTFKLVLLGDGRVGKTSLVLRYVNNVFSEKQQATVQASYLTKRLVIEGVPITLSIWDTAGQERFHALGPIYYRDADALLVYDITDNDTFVRVRKWVKELQQMASKNIIMAIAANKSDLVRSKKFDLQEAESFAAAIGPRLFLTSAKSGTGVEEVFLDIATRLLQKKKNSAEGLSPAPPRKGILIVDEPEKEPPPKCCS, encoded by the exons ATGAGCTCCAGGCCCCCAAATCTCACCTTCAAGCTCGTTCTCCTCGGCGACG GTCGAGTTGGGAAAACCTCTCTTGTATTGCGATATGTAAATAATGTTTTCTCTGAAAAACAACAAGCTACAGTGCAAGCTTCATATTTAACAAAACGCCTTGTTATTGAAGGTGTGCCTATTACCTTGTCTATATGG GATACTGCTGGACAGGAGCGATTTCATGCATTAGGTCCTATATACTATCGGGATGCAGATG CTCTTTTGGTATATGACATCACAGACAATGATACTTTTGTTCGAGTAAGGAAATGGGTTAAAGAACTTCAACAGATGGCTTccaagaatataatcatggcaaTAGCTGCAAATAAAAGTGATTTAGTTAGGTCAAAGAAGTTTGATCTTCAAGAAGCTGAAAG TTTTGCAGCAGCAATTGGGCCAAGACTTTTCCTCACATCTGCAAAATCTGGGACTGGAGTAGAGGAAGTCTTCCTTGATATTGCAACAC GATTattgcaaaagaagaaaaacagtgCTGAGGGCTTGTCCCCTGCTCCACCAAGAAAAGGGATTCTTATTGTAGATGAACCAGAGAAAGAACCCCCACCAAAGTGCTGTTCATAG
- the LOC103702086 gene encoding ras-related protein Rab-21-like isoform X1, which translates to MSSRPPNLTFKLVLLGDGRVGKTSLVLRYVNNVFSEKQQATVQASYLTKRLVIEGVPITLSIWDTAGQERFHALGPIYYRDADAALLVYDITDNDTFVRVRKWVKELQQMASKNIIMAIAANKSDLVRSKKFDLQEAESFAAAIGPRLFLTSAKSGTGVEEVFLDIATRLLQKKKNSAEGLSPAPPRKGILIVDEPEKEPPPKCCS; encoded by the exons ATGAGCTCCAGGCCCCCAAATCTCACCTTCAAGCTCGTTCTCCTCGGCGACG GTCGAGTTGGGAAAACCTCTCTTGTATTGCGATATGTAAATAATGTTTTCTCTGAAAAACAACAAGCTACAGTGCAAGCTTCATATTTAACAAAACGCCTTGTTATTGAAGGTGTGCCTATTACCTTGTCTATATGG GATACTGCTGGACAGGAGCGATTTCATGCATTAGGTCCTATATACTATCGGGATGCAGATG CAGCTCTTTTGGTATATGACATCACAGACAATGATACTTTTGTTCGAGTAAGGAAATGGGTTAAAGAACTTCAACAGATGGCTTccaagaatataatcatggcaaTAGCTGCAAATAAAAGTGATTTAGTTAGGTCAAAGAAGTTTGATCTTCAAGAAGCTGAAAG TTTTGCAGCAGCAATTGGGCCAAGACTTTTCCTCACATCTGCAAAATCTGGGACTGGAGTAGAGGAAGTCTTCCTTGATATTGCAACAC GATTattgcaaaagaagaaaaacagtgCTGAGGGCTTGTCCCCTGCTCCACCAAGAAAAGGGATTCTTATTGTAGATGAACCAGAGAAAGAACCCCCACCAAAGTGCTGTTCATAG